The following coding sequences are from one Salvia hispanica cultivar TCC Black 2014 chromosome 3, UniMelb_Shisp_WGS_1.0, whole genome shotgun sequence window:
- the LOC125212915 gene encoding probable F-box protein At4g23960: MLLIHRIRKQHSDEKQRNLSELGDLRPSVGVDGQNGVHSPERTTVLFDGDENGAQTGLSLVEQLMPDLRLHALSFLDYPSVCRLSMANSLLYRAANDEILWKTLYLKDFSLEQADVTPANGWKAYYAANLAIVNINAEFFRIVKERSHTAMSQFWLKAGYVKCFRATGESFTGYNQVMESWRATFNQENDNNFQIRDVVYGAPSLLSSSLPRRS, from the exons ATGCTTTTAATCCACCGGATAAGAAAGCAACACAGTGACGAAAAACAG CGAAACCTTTCTGAATTGGGAGACTTGAGGCCTTCTGTTGGTGTGGATGGACAGAATGGAGTTCACAGTCCGGAGAGAACGACTGTGCTTTTTGATGGAGATGAGAATGGTGCGCAGACGGGGCTATCACTGGTGGAGCAGTTGATGCCGGATCTAAGACTGCATGCTCTCAGCTTCTTAGATTATCCCAGTGTCTGCCGTCTATCCATGGCGAATTCCCTCCTGTATAGAGCTGCCAATGATGAGATTTTATGGAAAACACTCTATCTTAAG GATTTCTCGTTGGAGCAAGCTGATGTTACGCCAGCCAATGGATGGAAAGCTTATTATGCAGCTAACTTAGCCATTGTTAACATCAACGCTGAGTTTTTTAGGATAGTTAAAGAGAGGTCACATACTGCTATGTCCCAGTTTTGGCTCAAGGCAGGCTACGTCAAATGTTTCCGTGCTACTGGCGAGTCATTTACTGG TTACAATCAAGTCATGGAGAGCTGGCGTGCGACATTTAACCAGGAGAATGATAATAATTTCCAGATACGAGAT GTGGTATATGGTGCACCATCATTGCTTAGCAGCTCTCTTCCACGGAGGAGCTGA